The bacterium DNA segment AAAAGGGAGGTTGATCTTATTGCTGTGGAGCACTTTGAAGAGGCGCGTGATAAGATTTTACTTGGCAAAGAGGTAAAAAGCATCATGCTGACTGAGGAAGATAAAAAAGTAATTGCATATCATGAGTCTGGACATGCTTTGGCACGCCTTTTAATGCCTGCGTTTACGTCACCTTTGCATAAAGTGACTATTATTCCACGGGGTAGAGCGCTTGGTGTGACGCATTCGATGCCTGAACGGGAAAAATATATTACATCCAAAGAGGAGATGGAAGCAGAGGTAATTTCTGCTTTAGGTGGTCGAGCAGCTGAGGAGCTCATTTTTCAGCGTTTGACTACGGGTGCGTATAGTGATTTTAAGGTTGCGACTGATATTGTAAGGCGTATGGTTTGTTCGTATGGTATGGTGCCGGCAGAGCTTGGTACTGTGTTATATCTGCAGGATGGGCAGTATGAATATTCTGAAAAAACGTCAGAAAAAATTGATGAAGCAGTGCGTATGATCATGGATGCATGTTATAAGCGATGCTTAGAAATGTTTAAACAGAATCGTTTGAAATTAGACATGCTTGCGAATGCATTGCTTGAAAAAGAGACGATGTATGCAGGTGAGATCTATGAGCTGTTAAATATAGAGCCTCGCACTGAACATACGTTTTCTTAAGTTGAAACTAAATAAAAAATGCGGTAAAGTTAACAACATAAAAATAAAATTTCTAGAGGGATACATTAATGGCAAGAATATGTGCAATGTGTGGTAAGCGGCCTCAAGTTGCCAATACAGTAAGTAATGCAAACAATCGCACAAAACGTTGGGTTTATCCGAATGTGCAGAAAATTCGTTATACTATTCCGTCTTCTGGGAATCGTTCTGTGCATCAGGCGAAGGTTTGTACAAAATGTATGAAAGCTGGAAAAGTTCAAAAAGTAATTTAATAATGAAAGTATACTATGCCACGTATTAAATCAGCAAAAAAAAGAGTTTTAGTTTCTGAAAAACGTAGAAAAGTGAATGTTGCTCGTAAGTCTGCTATTAAGACTGCGGTACGAAAAGTACTTGATGCCATAGATGCAAAAAAGCTTGAAGATGCACAAAGTCTTTTGAAAATTGCGGAATCTTCAATTGCAAGGGCCAAAGGTAAGGGTGTAATGCATAAAAATATGGTTGCACGTAAAATTAGCCGTTTGGCAAAGAAAGTTTCTTTACTTGCGCAAGCGGCAGTTTAGATTCTAGATTTTTATAAAATAAAAAGAACCAGGCATACTGAATTCTAATATGCCTGGTTCTTTTTATGTGTACTTTTCTATTGGCTTGTTACAGGTTAAATCCGCTTAGTTTATTTTTCTAACATCATTGGATCTAGCGTATATCCATTTGATTTTGCTTTTTGAATCCAAGAAGGGTGAATTTTTTTGTAATTTGTACTATTGTCAATAGAATCGGTGTAGAAAAGAACTGGTATTTTAAATAGTGTGAATGAAAGGTCTTGATGTTTAATAGAATGATTTTCAACATTTTTTTTTGATAGGGCGTAGAAAATTTTTGAGGTTTGATTTAAAGCGCATATAGTCTTTGCAGATGCATAGTCATAATTGAATGGTTCTTTTAATTTCTTTGTATTGGCGTTGTCCGTTGAGTTGCCTATCTGTTTTATAACTAAACGCCATATTGTATAGTAATTATCTACAGCTCTCAGAAATTTTTCTCTATCAAAAGTGTCTGTGCACGTTTGAATCTCTCTTGTGCAGTATATAGTGTTTAAGTCTATGTTCCAATTTGTATTCATAGCTATCAGATTGAAAACTGTTAAAGCGAGTAAAAGTAGTGGAAAAAGCATATATCCCTCTTGTATTAAAATTATTGATTTAAAATTTAAAGTAGAAAACATTTTAATAAAAACTATTTTAAAGTCAATAATTTTTGAATTAAATAGAGTTTATTTATTGAAATTGTTTTGAAAGATTAGATTTTTTATATATATCTGACAAGTCGTTTTCTTCTAATTACAATTTTAAAAATCAATAACAATTATGTTGTAATAAAATAGTTTTTTTATGTTCGGGTTTTTGCAGGTGATTTTTTAGTAAGCACTTTTTTAGAGGGAATAATTTTATGCAGCAAAGATTATGCTTTTTTTTTATAAGAGGGTATATCTATTTTCTATCTGGTCTATTTTGTACAACTGTTTATTCGGTAGAATCTGTTCCTCCCTTATCGATAAAAAATGTATTAGTTGAATGGAATAGTCGTGAAAATGCGCACTATGAGAATCAGTTAGGTTTTTCGCAAAATCTATTTTATTCTGAAGATACCTTGCCGCGAGCACGTGTTTTTTCTGGTATCATTACTCAGGATCAGGTAAATGATGTGCAGCTTTTAAATCCAGGTCGTTTGTGTGGAACAGCTTCGATGGCTGCAGGTATGGATTCATGTAGAAGAATGCAAGCTCATCAGTTTTCAGATTCTTTGATTGGCGATGTGATTCAGATTCAGCGTTATTCTGATGTTCATAAAACCTATGTATTTGATTATCAAAAAGATAAAAAAGCATTACTTCTGCCGTGGGCGTATTTAAAACAGCATGGTTTTAATGTCAATGTCATTCATTCTTGTTGCTATGGTGTGCAATCATCAATTGAAGCATTGTATGATTTGACTTCACAAACTGATCAAGCAAAGATGGTGCGTAATGAATGTGGTATCAGTGATCAATTGGCATCTGATATGGTGTCGACTTTGAAATTATATGATATTAATGTACCGATGATGTCATTGGATTATTCGGTCGAATCGTACTTTCGTTCGGCTACTTCTTTAGTGACAAGTGGGCTGGCAGCTGGAGCCGCTTACACTGTTGCAAAGGATGAAAATCTATCATTAGCAAAAAAAGTAGCAATATGTACAATTATTGGTGGATTTCAGTTATATGTTAGACCTCTTGTTGCTCGTGGACTTGGATACTGCTTCTATCAGACACTTTTTCAAAGATATTATACCGTTGGTGATACAGGTGTAACTGATATGAAGCAGGTGCTTGAAAAAATGGCCAGTCAAAACTGTTTACAATCTTTTCCGAACCTTCATTGCTATCTTTCTGGCGTTAAAAATGATTTTGTTTCTGGATCATTAACAGCAGAACAGATACAAGCTTTTTATGAAGTTTTTAAAAACAATCTTTTAGTTGTTACTTCCAAAGAGATTCATACGCATCTTGATCAGCGACAGCGAGATAGTAAAAATATGTTTAGAAAGCAGATTGGGCTTTTGTATCGTCCTACGTTTGATCGAAAAGCAGAAGGTGAATACAGGGATATCCTTGCTTTTCATCAAGTTCAAGATTGGGATGGACTGATTGATTATTGTCAAAAGTGAGGTAACTTGA contains these protein-coding regions:
- the rpsT gene encoding 30S ribosomal protein S20, with amino-acid sequence MPRIKSAKKRVLVSEKRRKVNVARKSAIKTAVRKVLDAIDAKKLEDAQSLLKIAESSIARAKGKGVMHKNMVARKISRLAKKVSLLAQAAV
- a CDS encoding 50S ribosomal protein L28, which gives rise to MARICAMCGKRPQVANTVSNANNRTKRWVYPNVQKIRYTIPSSGNRSVHQAKVCTKCMKAGKVQKVI